In a genomic window of Thunnus thynnus chromosome 16, fThuThy2.1, whole genome shotgun sequence:
- the heatr4 gene encoding uncharacterized protein heatr4, translating into MGSPGGPKVCGSASIHMRRSQLLYQRFLTDAAAGLTFSHDIMAELDADSTSYSQADFRQLFRPTGVLEPAAKRTTQDRKLSRLPPRPKNPQVLPRLLGFRGLLQYVDRSPPRPQGVQLLQSSSTGNRGTAVTGDNHYVEEASGSGKPVQKVAHQSHDQITSDDSKYHINQQRRSSPAPDTMTTHANKTQTVGTVLAVHQERPSSVVDDPVWRDQIAAADCRPDSCVLNNTVLQDSVSSDADGWMAAQCLALDGDDSRVVIQRILAQLFLCQDQPDSQDHLPGPQDHLPGPQDQLPDTQDQLPDTKDQLPDTQDQLPDTQDQLPGSQDQLPDTKDQLPDPQDQLPDTQDQLPDTQDQLPDTQDQLPGSQDQLPDTQDQLPDTQDQLPGSQDQLPDTQDQLPDTQDQLPGSQDQLPDTQDQLPDTQDQLPDTQLVVSLLTHFTSETTLVRSLLAEHLNRSEYRTRLLACNTLSGLKWPINKDVVHKLTHLMCNDQSYLVCLAAAETLMTLGKVQDVHNELRLKLEEPRGLQSRIEALDLISRLKITTAKLLEPVVSCLSDEVVTVRKQACMTAASLLLKDEMVVRRLLELVEDDPAQEVRLSAINAVGALGLSAAGVQETLLRCMETEEEAELQLATRQLLHSSQQPSDELQGDDQPSGRRLMKEEEEEHRNTLFSLQMKRQCELRLLTEKVLLLEKLQDQSCPGRRLQPATLALLLTQRYRQTDGRY; encoded by the exons ATGGGTTCACCTGGTGGCCCTAAAGTCTGTGGCTCAGCCTCCATCCACATGCGGAGATCCCAGCTTCTTTACCAGCGGTTTCTGACCGATGCCGCCGCTGGCCTCACTTTCTCCCATGACATAATGGCGGAGCTCGATGCAGACAGCACCTCCTACAGCCAAGCCGACTTCCGGCAGTTATTCAGGCCCACGGGAGTCCTGGAACCAGCCGCCAAGAGGACGACACAAGACAGGAAACTTTCTAGATTGCCTCCAAGGCCAAAGAACCCACAGGTTCTGCCGAGGTTACTGGGATTCAGAGGGTTACTGCAGTATGTGGATCGTTCGCCTCCTCGGCCGCAGGGTGTACAGCTGCTGCAGAGCTCCAGCACGGGAAACAGGGGGACAGCAGTCACTGGTGATAACCACTATGTGGAGGAGGCTTCAGGTTCAGGCAAACCCGTCCAAAAGGTGGCTCACCAGAGCCATGACCAGATCACCTCAGATGACTCAAAGTACCACATTAACCAGCAGAGGAGGTCCTCCCCAGCCCCGGACACAATGACCACACACGCCAACAAGA CCCAGACTGTTGGGACTGTGTTGGCTGTTCATCAGGAGCGTCCGTCCTCGGTGGTGGATGACCCCGTGTGGAGAGACCAGATAGCGGCCGCTGACTGCCGACCCGACTCCTGTGTCCTCAACAACACTGTCCTGCAAG ACTCTGTAAGTTCGGATGCTGATGGTTGGATGGCTGCACAGTGTTTAGCCCTGGATGGAGACGACAGTAGGGTGGTCATCCAGAGAATTTTAGCACAACTCTTCCTCTGCCAGGACCAGCCAGACTCCCAGGACCATCTCCCTGGCCCCCAGGATCATCTCCCTGGCCCCCAGGACCAACTCCCTGACACCCAGGACCAACTCCCTGACACCAAGGACCAACTCCCTGACACCCAGGACCAACTCCCTGACACCCAGGACCAACTCCCTGGCTCCCAGGACCAACTCCCTGACACCAAGGACCAACTCCCTGACCCCCAGGACCAACTCCCTGACACCCAGGACCAACTCCCTGACACCCAGGACCAACTCCCTGACACCCAGGACCAACTCCCTGGCTCCCAGGACCAACTCCCTGACACCCAGGACCAACTCCCTGACACCCAGGACCAACTCCCTGGCTCCCAGGACCAACTCCCTGACACCCAGGACCAACTCCCTGACACCCAGGACCAACTCCCTGGCTCCCAGGACCAACTCCCTGACACCCAGGACCAACTCCCTGACACCCAGGACCAACTCCCTGACACCCAGCTGGTGGTGTCACTGCTTACCCACTTCACCAGCGAGACG ACTCTTGTGCGTTCCCTGCTGGCAGAGCATCTGAACCGTTCTGAATATAGAACCAGACTGTTGGCCTGTAACACTCTATCAGGCCTCAAGTGGCCCATCAATAAG GATGTTGTGCACAAACTGACCCACTTGATGTGTAACGACCAAAGCTACCTGGTGTGCCTCGCCGCTGCGGAGACGCTTATGACTCTGGGAAAGGTGCAGGACGTTCACAATGAATTAAG GTTGAAGCTGGAGGAGCCGCGAGGACTCCAGAGCAGAATTGAAGCTCTGGATCTCATCAGCCGCCTGAAGATCACAACAGCAAAGCTGCTCGAGCCCGTTGTGTCCTGCCTCAGTGACGAGGTCGTTACTGTCCGAAAGCAGGCCTGCATGACGGCTGCATCTCTGCTGCTGAAGGATGAGATG GTTGTGAGACGACTGCTGGAGCTGGTGGAGGACGACCCGGCACAGGAGGTCCGGCTGTCTGCCATCAACG CTGTGGGTGCGCTGGGTTTGTCAGCAGCGGGCGTGCAGGAGACGCTGCTGCGCTGcatggagacagaggaggaggcggagctGCAGCTCGCCACCCGCCAGCTGCTGCACAGCTCACAGCAGCCTTCAGACGAGCTGCAGGGCGACGATCAGCCCAGCGGACGCAG GTtgatgaaggaggaggaagaggaacacCGCAACACTCTGTTCAGTCTGCAG ATGAAGCGTCAGTGTGAGCTGCGACTGCTCACAGAGAAAGTGTTGCTGTTGGAGAAGCTGCAGGATCAAAGTTGTCCAGGACGCCGTCTGCAGCCCGCCACGCTGGCCCTGCTGCTGACTCAGCGATACAGACAGACGGACGGACGGTACTGA